Proteins co-encoded in one Arachis stenosperma cultivar V10309 chromosome 7, arast.V10309.gnm1.PFL2, whole genome shotgun sequence genomic window:
- the LOC130941185 gene encoding uncharacterized protein LOC130941185, with translation MLLDLEAGMAAKLGIHNIVQLCFFFSLLLVPLVSGGRATTATTGGGSGGGGSSQKLNVQNHLKNLNKPPVKSIKSPDGDIIDCVHMSHQPAFDHPDLKNHKIQMKSPNFHPEGKILADSKVSSSSSPVAQLWHQNGRCPDGTIPVRRTKKEDILRASSIQRFGKKKQKSFPQPSAKPLPDILTQSGHQHAIVYVEGDKYYGAKATINVWDPRIQQPNEFSLSQMWILGGSFGQDLNSIEAGWQVSPDLYGDNNTRLFTYWTSDAYQATGCYNLLCSGFIQINSDIALGASIYPLSNYGSSQYDISILVWKDPKEGNWWMQFGNNHVLGYWPASLFSYLSDSASMIEWGGEVVNSESDGQHTSTQMGSGHFPDEGFGKASYFKNIQVVDGENKLRAPKDLGIYTEQDSCYNVKTGNADDWGNYFYYGGPGRNPNCP, from the exons ATGCTTTTGGATTTGGAAGCTGGAATGGCTGCCAAGTTGGGAATTCACAATATTGTGCAGCTCTGCTTCTTTTTCTCCTTGCTTTTGGTGCCTTTGGTTTCTGGTGGCAGAGCCACCACCGCCACCACCGGTGGTGGAAGTGGTGGCGGCGGTTCCAGTCAGAAGCTTAATGTTCAGAACCATTTGAAGAATTTGAACAAGCCTCCTGTTAAGTCCATCAAG AGTCCTGATGGGGATATCATTGACTGTGTTCATATGTCACACCAGCCAGCTTTTGATCATCCTGAcctcaagaatcacaaaattcAG ATGAAATCACCGAATTTCCATCCAGAAGGGAAAATTTTGGCAGACAGCAAAGTATCCTCAAGTTCCAGCCCTGTGGCTCAGCTGTGGCACCAAAACGGAAGGTGCCCGGACGGAACGATTCCGGTCCGGAGGACTAAGAAGGAAGACATATTGAGGGCAAGCTCAATTCAGCGATTTGGGAAGAAGAAGCAAAAGAGTTTTCCTCAGCCAAGTGCAAAACCTCTTCCTGATATCCTCACTCAAAGTGGTCACCAG CATGCAATAGTTTATGTGGAAGGAGATAAGTATTATGGAGCTAAAGCAACCATAAACGTTTGGGACCCTAGAATTCAACAACCAAATGAGTTTAGCCTCTCTCAAATGTGGATTCTTGGTGGCTCTTTTGGTCAAGATCTTAACAGTATTGAAGCAGGTTGGCag GTTAGCCCAGATTTGTATGGAGATAATAACACAAGGCTCTTTACTTATTGGACA AGCGATGCATATCAAGCTACTGGTTGCTACAATCTTCTCTGTTCTGGCTTTATTCAAATTAACAGTGATATAGCCCTTGGTGCTAGCATCTACCCACTTTCTAACTATGGTTCTTCCCAATATGATATTAGCATTCTGGTCTGGAAG GACCCAAAAGAAGGGAACTGGTGGATGCAATTTGGGAACAACCATGTTCTTGGGTACTGGCCAGCATCTTTATTTTCTTACCTCTCAGACAGTGCCTCAATGATTGAATGGGGGGGAGAAGTTGTGAATTCTGAGTCTGATGGCCAACATACTTCAACACAAATGGGGAGTGGCCATTTCCCTGATGAAGGTTTTGGCAAAGCAAGTTACTTCAAGAACATTCAGGTTGTCGACGGCGAAAACAAGCTTAGAGCTCCAAAGGACCTAGGCATTTACACTGAGCAAGATAGCTGCTATAATGTTAAAACTGGTAACGCTGATGATTGGGGCAATTACTTCTACTATGGTGGTCCTGGAAGAAACCCCAACTGCCCTTAG